A portion of the Candida dubliniensis CD36 chromosome R, complete sequence genome contains these proteins:
- a CDS encoding NADP-dependent alcohol dehydrogenase, putative (Similar to S. cerevisiae ADH6), with translation MSLLLKRLSPIKQSYSKALAIRTMSIPSTQYGFFYNKSSGLNLKKDLPVNKPGAGQLLLKVDAVGLCHSDLHVLYEGLDCGDNYVMGHEIAGTVAELGEEVSEFSVGDRVACVGPNGCGLCKHCLTGNDNVCTKSFLDWFGLGYNGGYEQFLLVKRPRNLVKIPDNVTSEEAAAITDAVLTPYHAIKSAGVGPASNILIIGAGGLGGNAIQVAKAFGAKVTVLDKKDKARDEAKAFGADQVYSELPESVLPGSFSACFDFVSVQATYDLCQTYCEPKGTIVPVGLGASSLNINLADLDLREITVKGSFWGTSMDLREAFELAAQGKVKPKVAHAPLTELPKYLEKLRAGGYEGRVVFNP, from the coding sequence atgtCACTTCTTTTGAAACGATTAAGTCCAATTAAACAATCTTATTCTAAAGCACTTGCAATACGCACAATGTCAATTCCTTCAACGCAGTACggatttttttataataaatcCAGTGGTCTTAACTTGAAAAAAGACTTGCCGGTTAACAAGCCAGGTGCTGGTCAATTGCTTTTGAAAGTTGATGCAGTCGGTCTTTGTCATTCAGATTTACATGTTCTTTATGAAGGTTTGGATTGTGGTGACAATTATGTGATGGGCCATGAAATTGCTGGGACTGTTGCTGAACTAGGTGAAGAAGTGAGTGAATTTTCTGTTGGAGATCGTGTTGCTTGTGTTGGTCCCAATGGTTGTGGTCTTTGTAAACATTGTCTTACTGGTAACGATAATGTCTGTACCAAGTCTTTTTTGGACTGGTTCGGTTTGGGTTACAATGGTGGTTACGAGCAATTTTTGTTGGTCAAAAGACCAAGAAATTTGGTTAAAATCCCCGACAATGTTACTTCTGAAGAAGCGGCAGCTATTACTGATGCTGTGTTGACTCCTTACCATGCCATCAAGTCTGCCGGTGTTGGTCCAGCAAGcaatatattaattatcGGAGCTGGTGGGTTAGGAGGCAATGCTATTCAAGTTGCAAAAGCATTTGGTGCCAAAGTTACTGTTTTGGATAAAAAGGACAAGGCAAGAGACGAAGCCAAAGCCTTTGGAGCTGACCAGGTTTACAGCGAGTTACCCGAGAGCGTTTTGCCTGGATCATTTAGTgcttgttttgattttgtttctgTCCAGGCAACATATGATTTGTGCCAAACGTATTGTGAACCAAAGGGTACTATTGTTCCCGTAGGTTTGGGTGCATCTTCACTCAATATCAATCTTGCTGATTTAGATCTTCGTGAAATTACTGTCAAGGGCTCATTCTGGGGTACTCTGATGGATTTAAGAGAAGCATTTGAATTGGCAGCACAGGGAAAAGTCAAACCAAAAGTTGCTCATGCTCCATTGACAGAATTACCCAAGTATTTGGAGAAGTTGAGAGCCGGTGGTTACGAAGGAAGAGTTGTATTTAATccataa
- a CDS encoding amino acyl-tRNA synthetase complex component, putative (Similar to C. albicans ARC2) produces MQNRKVVVVTNMRTRKLRGEKSMGMILAAEKEINDHLNVEPVIPPTTSIIGERLHFGIADNFEPPKLKDKVWEYIQPRLKTTADKKVVFVDEEDKELVLQGSDPSDAAYVSSLDGAKIL; encoded by the coding sequence ATGCAAAATAGAAAAGTTGTAGTAGTTACTAATATGAGGACACGGAAACTACGTGGGGAAAAGTCTATGGGAATGATTCTTGCAGCAGAAAAAGAGATAAATGATCATTTGAACGTTGAACCTGTAATACCGCCCACTACATCTATAATTGGTGAACGTTTGCATTTTGGAATTGCTGATAATTTTGAGCCTCCTAAATTGAAGGACAAGGTATGGGAGTATATCCAACCACGATTGAAAACAACTGCAGACAAAAAGGtggtttttgttgatgaagagGACAAGGAATTGGTGTTGCAAGGTAGCGACCCATCTGATGCAGCATATGTTTCATCACTAGATGGAGCTAAAATACTTTAA
- the HDA1 gene encoding histone deacetylase, putative produces the protein MSTDKEEHLDSNPENLIPEEEHESQGFSTATEDSTQASFEEVSEVDYETNPIEMEELSEVDDETNPIEMEELSEVDDETNPIEMEELSEVDDETNPIEMEEEVTTTTAGTYDTVHPQEPSTKKIKLEEPETESDSNGIIVNEPQVVVVPPKKPQLFYTPLKTGLVYDVRMRYHAKVFTSYSEYIDPHPEDPRRIYRIYKKLVEAGIVLDPSLAGINEIGPFMLKIPIREATAEEILEVHSEDHLKFIQSTEDMSRDQLLKETETGDSIYVNNDSYLSAKLSCGGTIEACKAVIEGRVKNSLAIVRPPGHHAEPNTPAGFCLFSNVAVAAKNMLKTYPESVRKIVIVDWDIHHGNGTQKAFYNDPRVLYISLHRFENGRFYPGTKYGDSNQVGEGPGEGFTINIPWRSYGMHDGDYVYAFNKIIQPVISEFDPDLIIVSSGFDAADGDVIGACHVTPAGYGYMTHTLKGIARGKLAVILEGGYNLDSISKSALAVAKVLVGEPPENTITLRPHLETIEVVDEVMKIQSKYFKCLREGFPNSIFEDVYDLPDIEKANYKLVNIADPIRSHQVEKLFNEKEFINIPIISSVPNGEKSPFTTDIPDQLEDLVVASPDIYDCTTIILTIHDPPEIWANINPTNGVIETNSTMILEHPLVQIMDKIQKEKDSDNQEKFGYLDINIPSFQLPIPGTTSESSTYNPIIFAQEVLLYIWDNYITYFQQLKNLVLVGFGDSYQAIVNLYGKRPSNEVKDLVKGTVAFLNRTTLKPLIPVMDESMVDWYYQNSVIFTSNFNTCWTGGGTGNGTNGNGSNGGGNKPAESNGHDDFSKRPRKKFGRVIKTTSDGLCDVIQEKFDEGVDFILDSIEDYSSSED, from the coding sequence ATGTCGACTGATAAAGAAGAACATCTAGATTCTAATCCGGAGAATCTAATtccagaagaagaacatgAAAGTCAAGGTTTCTCAACTGCAACTGAAGATTCTACTCAAGCCAGCTTTGAAGAAGTGAGCGAGGTAGATTATGAAACCAACCCTATTGAAATGGAAGAATTGAGTGAGGTAGATGATGAAACTAACCCTATTGAAATGGAAGAATTGAGTGAGGTAGATGATGAAACCAACCCTATTGAAATGGAAGAATTAAGTGAGGTAGATGATGAAACTAACCCTATTGAaatggaagaagaagttactactaccactGCTGGTACATATGATACTGTACACCCACAAGAACCATCTaccaagaaaataaaattagaGGAACCCGAAACTGAATCAGATTCTAATGGAATTATTGTGAATGAGCCACAGGTGGTTGTAGTTCCACCCAAAAAACCACAATTGTTTTATACTCCATTGAAAACAGGATTAGTTTATGACGTGAGAATGAGATATCATGCTAAGGTATTCACATCCTATAGCGAATATATTGATCCACATCCAGAAGACCCTCGTCGAATATACagaatttataaaaaattggtaGAAGCCGGAATAGTTCTTGATCCTTCTTTAGCAggaattaatgaaattggaCCATTTATGTTGAAAATTCCTATCCGAGAAGCAACAGCTGAAGAAATTTTGGAAGTTCATTCTGAAGatcatttaaaatttattcaatcCACTGAAGATATGTCAAGAGATCAATTACTCAAGGAAACAGAAACGGGAGATTCCATTTATGTTAACAATGATTCGTATTTATCGGCGAAATTATCCTGTGGTGGTACTATTGAAGCCTGTAAAGCAGTTATTGAAGGGAGAGTGAAAAATTCTTTAGCTATAGTGAGACCACCAGGGCATCATGCTGAACCTAATACCCCAGCAGgattttgtttattcaGTAACGTTGCCGTGGCCGCCAAAAATATGTTGAAGACATATCCTGAATCAGTTcgaaaaattgttattgtgGACTGGGATATCCATCATGGTAATGGAACTCAAAAGGCGTTTTATAACGATCCGAGAgttttatatatttctttaCACAGATTTGAGAATGGGAGATTTTACCCAGGCACCAAATATGGTGACTCAAATCAAGTTGGCGAAGGTCCTGGGGAAGGATTCACTATAAATATTCCTTGGAGATCTTATGGTATGCACGATGGTGACTATGTTTATGCATTTAACAAGATAATACAACCAGTAATATCGGAATTTGACCCCGATCTCATTATTGTCAGTTCTGGATTTGATGCTGCCGATGGAGATGTAATTGGTGCCTGTCATGTTACACCAGCTGGTTATGGGTATATGACCCACACATTAAAGGGAATTGCCAGAGGAAAATTGGCAGTCATTTTGGAGGGCGGTTATAATTTAGATTCAATTAGTAAAAGTGCGTTGGCAGTAGCTAAAGTATTAGTTGGTGAACCACCGGAAAATACAATCACTCTACGCCCACACTTGGAGACCATCGAAGTTGTTGACGAAGTGATGAAGATACAATCCAAATACTTTAAATGCTTAAGAGAAGGGTTTCCAAATAGCATATTTGAAGATGTTTATGATTTACCTGATATAGAAAAAGCAAACTACAAATTGGTGAATATTGCTGATCCAATCAGAAGTCATCAAGTGGAAAAGTTAttcaatgaaaaagaatttatcAACATCCCAATCATCAGTTCTGTACCTAATGGCGAAAAATCCCCATTCACTACTGACATACCGGACCAATTAGAAGATTTGGTAGTTGCAAGTCCTGATATTTATGACTGTACCACCATAATATTAACAATACACGACCCACCCGAAATATGGGCCAATATAAATCCAACAAACGGAGTCATTGAAACCAATTCAACCATGATTTTAGAACATCCTTTAGTGCAAATAATGGACAAAATacaaaaggaaaaagatTCTGATAATCAAGAAAAGTTTGGGTATTTGGACATCAATATCCCATCATTCCAACTTCCGATCCCAGGGACAACATCAGAATCGTCTACTTATAATCCAATCATTTTTGCTCAAGAAGTTTTGCTTTATATTTGGGATAACTATATAACGTATTtccaacaattgaaaaatcttgTGTTGGTTGGATTTGGTGATAGTTATCAAGCAATTGTGAATTTATACGGCAAAAGACCATCAAATGAAGTAAAAGATTTAGTCAAGGGAACAGTGGCGTTTTTGAACCGAACCACATTGAAACCATTAATTCCGGTGATGGATGAATCAATGGTGGATTggtattatcaaaattccGTTATTTTCACCAGTAATTTTAATACATGCTGGactggtggtggtactGGTAATGGAACCAATGGAAATGGTTCAAATGGGGGAGGCAACAAGCCAGCAGAATCAAATGGTCATGATGATTTTAGCAAACGtccaagaaagaaatttgGTAGAGTAATTAAAACAACATCAGATGGATTATGTGATGTCATACAAGAAAAATTCGACGAAGGAGTGGATTTCATATTagattcaattgaagattaCTCCTCTTCGGaagattga
- the CET1 gene encoding mRNA 5'-triphosphatase, putative — protein MNVGSILNDDPPSNGNGNGNDENAKITKSPTAYHKPSVHERHSITSMLNDTPSDSTPTKKPEPSISPEFRKPSISSLTSPSVAHKPPPPLPPSSSSVGSSEHSSARSSPAITKRNSIANIIDAYEEPVTKTEKKTEQNLPNLNQSTPVPKLEEHDSNVNKVEKVADSVPEPKLKKEPQPVFDEQDDDLTKIKKLKESKKPRRYETPPIWAQRWVPPNRQKEENNVDDGNEVITRLSEKPVFDYTTTRSVDLECSITGLIPPSSITRKIAEWVYANFSNVEEKSKRNVELELKFGKIIDKRSGNRIDLNVVTECIFTDHSSVFFDMQVEEVAWKEITKFLDELEKSFQEGKKGRKFKILESDNTDSFYQLGRKGEHPKRIRVSKDNLLSPPRLVAIQKERVADLYIHNPGSLFDLRLSMSLEIPVPQGNIDSIITKNKPEMVREKKRISYTHPPTITKFDLTRVIGNKTEDKYEVELEAGVMEIFAAIDKIQNGVDNLRLEELIEVFLNNARTLNNRLNKIC, from the coding sequence ATGAATGTTGGATCTATTTTAAATGATGACCCGCCATCAAATGGGAATGGGAATGGGAATGATGAGAATGCCAAGATTACCAAATCCCCTACTGCTTACCATAAACCTTCTGTTCATGAACGTCACTCAATAACGAGCATGTTGAACGACACTCCATCAGATTCAACTCCAACTAAAAAACCAGAACCAAGTATTAGTCCAGAATTTAGAAAACCCAGCATAAGTCTGTTAACTTCTCCGAGTGTTGCACATAaacctccaccaccactaccaccgTCACTGAGTCTGGTGGGAAGTAGTGAGCATTCGAGTGCAAGATCGTCACCAGCTATCACGAAGAGAAATTCCATTGCAAATATCATAGATGCTTATGAGGAACCAGTTActaaaactgaaaaaaaaactgagCAAAATTTACCGAATCTAAACCAACTGACACCAGTGCCAAAGCTTGAAGAACACGACAGTAATGTAAACAAAGTCGAAAAGGTCGCAGATAGTGTACCTGaaccaaaactaaaaaaggAACCTCAACCGGTATTTGATGAACAGGACGATGACTTgaccaaaatcaaaaagcTTAAGGAATCTAAGAAACCACGTCGGTATGAAACTCCTCCAATTTGGGCGCAGAGGTGGGTTCCTCCAAATAGACAGAAAGAGGAAAATAATGTTGACGATGGGAATGAAGTCATCACTAGACTTTCTGAAAAACCGGTATTTGATTATACCACTACTAGAAGTGTTGATTTGGAGTGTAGTATTACTGGTTTGATACCCCCAAGTTCAATCACTAGGAAAATAGCTGAATGGGTGTATGCCAATTTTTCCAATGTTGAAGAGAAAAGTAAACGGAATGTTGAATTAGAGTTGAAATTTGggaaaattattgataaaagaAGTGGGAATAGAATCGACTTGAACGTGGTGACAGAATGTATTTTCACTGATCATTCTAGTGTGTTTTTTGATATGCAAGTGGAAGAAGTGGCCTGGAAGGaaataacaaaattctTGGATGAGTTGGAAAAAAGTTTCCAAGAGGGGAAAAAGGGAaggaaattcaaaattcttGAATCCGATAATACTGACAGCTTCTATCAATTGGGGAGAAAGGGTGAGCATCCGAAACGGATTCGTGTTTCCAAGGACAACTTACTATCGCCACCTAGATTGGTTGCCATACAGAAGGAACGTGTAGCCGATTTGTATATTCATAATCCAGGCTCTTTATTTGACTTGAGATTATCTATGTCATTGGAAATACCAGTTCCACAGGGGAATATTGACTCGATCATTACCAAGAATAAGCCGGAGATGGTCAGGGAGAAGAAGAGAATTTCTTACACACATCCACCTACCATTACCAAGTTTGATTTGACACGAGttattggtaataaaaCAGAAGATAAATATGAAGTAGAGTTGGAAGCGGGTGTTATGGAAATATTTGCTGctattgataaaattcaGAATGGGGTAGATAATCTTAGATTGGAGgaattaattgaagttTTTTTGAACAATGCAAGAACTCTCAATAATAGATTAAACAAGATTTGTTAA
- a CDS encoding phosphoglycerate mutase, putative (Similar to C. albicans PMU4), with protein sequence MSLLIPTLRDQHDAHGDLEEDEAYQNLLIKEQNSTNNKYIWKFEAVKGFFKQTDEQTDDMAFRYTEQKLGRLDDWETIVTNLQSLNRDSPDNETYKLIFLARHGQAKSNVASQKYSKEEWMRKWRFLGTDGELTWGPDADLTELGLKQAAENHQCWKQQLLEGAPYPKRFYVSPLQRSIKTHNITWPNTKPIVLENVRETIGLHLCHKCSNKSSLEERFPNLVFEDGFTEEDLLFDKYLPRKEHLHEQFLRINGVLQDIFSSDEEDILCITSHAGTIRAFITVLGHRKFTIPTGGMIPVVIKGTRTC encoded by the coding sequence ATGTCATTGCTTATCCCAACACTAAGAGACCAACACGATGCACATGGCGATTTAGAGGAAGACGAGGCCTACCAAAATCTATTAATCAAAGAGCAAAACTCgacaaacaataaatacATTTGGAAGTTTGAAGCGGTAAAAGGATTTTTTAAACAAACTGACGAACAAACCGATGATATGGCGTTTAGATACACTGAACAAAAACTCGGCAGGTTAGATGATTGGGAAACAATAGTGACTAATCTCCAACTGTTGAATCGTGATTCTCCAGATAATGAAACTTATAAATTGATCTTTTTGGCCCGACATGGGCAAGCAAAAAGTAATGTGGCGTCtcaaaaatattcaaaagaGGAATGGATGCGTAAATGGAGATTTTTGGGGACTGATGGTGAACTAACTTGGGGTCCTGACGCTGATTTGACTGAGTTGGGGCTTAAACAAGCAGCAGAAAACCATCAGTGCtggaaacaacaactacttGAAGGTGCACCCTACCCTAAACGATTCTATGTTTCCCCCTTGCAAAGGCTGATCAAAACCCACAATATTACTTGGCCAAACACCAAGCCCATCGTACTTGAAAACGTACGTGAAACTATTGGTTTACATTTGTGTCATAAATGCTCAAACAAGTCATCTTTAGAAGAGAGGTTTCCCAATCTTGTGTTTGAAGACGGATTCACTGAGGAGGATTTATTGTTCGATAAATATCTCCCACGAAAAGAGCACTTGCACGAGCAATTCTTGAGAATTAATGGGGTTTTACAAGATATATTCAGTTCTGATGAGGAGGATATCTTATGTATAACATCACATGCGGGCACTATTAGAGCATTCATCACGGTGTTGGGCCATCGAAAGTTTACCATCCCAACAGGTGGAATGATACCAGTAGTAATCAAAGGAACGAGAACTTGCTAA